The nucleotide window TAAATCTTCCcagttaattaataaataaagctcAGTAAATATAACTTAATACAAGGAGATAAACCTGCGTACACATTCTGACACATTTGAATGAATGAAGGTCTGTACATGAATATTATCTCCTTTTGACTTTAAtactttcctgtgtttttttttttcctccacttcagtTTAAAACCTCTGGATATTGAATTCATGAAGAGGCTCCACGACAAAGTCAACGTCATTCCTCTTATTGCAAAAGCAGACACACTGACCCCCGAAGAGTGTCAACTGTTTAAAAAGCAGGTTTGTTTGTGATATATTACTTGGTATTAAACATCATTTGCCACAcgtccaaaaaatatttatgctgtTACAAAACGGCTCAAgcttaatatttttgtcatagCATTAGAAAACGGGGAGTGTCTTTGATCAGTTTCATAGattacttctttttatttttaaaattcacagcTAGATGGTGATGTTGGACAGGTTGAGACTTATGCTTAATAGTCTGCTTGTTTATAAGAATGCTGTAaggtgcgtgcgtgtgtgtgtgtatttggcTTAAGAtcctggttttaaaaatatgccttaaaaaaatcttcaacaaaaaaaccaactacATACTCTTTGTTGACCTCTTTAAGTCGGAggaaaatgaagacaaattatttcttgtgtctCAAGGAAACgttttctaataaaacacaaatttttcctgaaaatttcaaaactgTCTTTATTCTGACTCTTAACCAATTTAAGCTTTGTACTGCATTTCATGTCTTTGGGTCTCGTATCTTTGATTCTGAGTCGCTCGCTCAATTGCAGATCATGAAAGAGATTCAGGAgcacaaaataaagatttatgaGTTCCCCGACACTGAGGACGACGAGGACAACAAACTCATCCGAAAGATCAAGGTAATTGTTATTATGGGGTCATTATTACATATCACGCCGACTTCTGATACAACTTATTAAATTTAGAAGCATCACGGTGACTCAAATATGTAAGGAGTTCAGTAAGTAACAAAATAGGTTTAAATTTTTGTGAGATGAGTTGTTGATGCAAAAATTAGTACAAAACTAATTAGACTGCTGTCTTACTATCGCTGTGTTCCTTCCTGAATGATTTAAGTGTTTAATCCTAACACACACAGGCCCAGGTTAAAACTGTGGTGGACTGTTTTTACATGATCATGTGCAgatatttattctcaacaacATACAAGTGATTCCCACTTCATTTAGCCAATCATGAATAATATTGGTTTAAAATATAGGCGTTGAGCTCTTTGGTTGCCAAAGATCTAACAAATTTTCTTGGCATTTGCAGCTCCCAACGTCTCCACAATATAAAGATTCAAACATCTTCTCTTCTCTTAGTTTCCTGATTTCGTTCCAGTGTCTTAAAAGGTCAGAACATATTCTAGATTTATGGTACTATTACTGCTcccatcacataaaataccatataaatattttatagcgcaaaacaaaacctttaggtcacatttgtgaaaacactcaaaatcatttcaatgtGAAACTACATTAATCatattcattattattactagAAACATAGAGTAGTGAAATATTAATGAAGTAACACCCACCTGTTTGACCAGTTGACTTACAAAATCACTAAATAGAGAACAAAACGGGCTGTAGTCACTCCCATCCGCAGTTCAAATTGTGGAACATGTGGAGCCTTCACTGGGTGCAGGCCAGCTGTGTTTTCTGCTTGGTGTTTCCATCATCCTCATTCAGAAAAGATTAAGTTCAGATGTGTTTCATGAGTTTTCTCTGTGGAAAGATGTCTGCAGTTTGGCCTGTTGAAGGAACCAAGTAATCTTGCAAGATTGTGAATTctgaaatcaactttttcttgtttgtttgtttgtatgttgcTGTTTTTCGTTCTCTCCTTTTAGGAGAAGATGCCTTTGGCTGTGGTTGGCAGCAATGTGGTTGTAGAGGTGAACGGCAagaaggtcagaggtcgccAGTACCCGTGGGGCGTGGCAGAAGGTAGGTTCGCTCAGGGCCAGGTCTGGAAGAGAGCAAAAAGGCTCCGAGTTTGTAAACGACACAGGCGACGAGAAGCAGTGTTTAGCTAAACCAAACAGCTGAGAAACCCACATTGTGTTTTAAGTTTCTGTAAGGTTTCTAATTTGGTTCTGTGTGAACTCTCACTGCACTCTGTCAGGCAGGGAGTCGTGCCAGAAAGAGGCTCAAATATGTCGCTGTTTAAAGTGTTTGGGAAGTATCCCACAGGCTGTTCTTCCTGTTTGGATGGATGAGACATGATTTTTCCCGAAAGAATGGCACACGATGCATGTTCTCCACAGTGACCCTTTGTGTCCACTCTGTGTGTTTATTACCGGGTAATGCATTAGCTTGTCAAAATGTTTATCAGCCAAACCTTATTTAGAGCTGCTATGATTGTTTAAGGGATTGTTTACAAGTACATATAGAGTCCACATTCAGCATAATGATAGCACCGTTTGAAGCTATTCTTCAAAACTAATTTACCTACTTTACCTACAGTCCTAGTACTGTCAGAGTAAGTTTAGTTTAGTTGTATAACTTTGAGATGTAAATaccttatttgtttttaagccGTTCAGTCTAATTGGAATTGACTAAAAGCTAAATCCCCAGAGGGGAACCATAGGCATTGTGGCTCTTTTTGTCCAATCAAACTATAtcacgaagaagaagaaactgatttaCTAAGTCAGGGAAATATGTGTTAAtcgtaaataaaaccaaagctcCCTGAACTGAACTCATCTCCATCACTCTTTGATTTCCTCTTTAACCATTGCTGGGTTTATGAATCTTTTTTAGCCTGAGATATCAGCTTAACCACAGATTTGATGTGTATAGCGTTGAATTTTGACAAGTGAGAGGTTATCCGGTTATTTATTTCCCTCCTCCCTTCCCTTCTGCACCGGTGTACACACTTGTTGGTAGAGTTGATCCTGATGGGGATTctggaaaaggagaaaagaccCAGAGTCCATTCTCACTATCAGCCACTATGAACTGTTCCTCTTttccttgttgttgttgttgatgtttcagAAAGTCAGTATTTGTTTAttcttaagaaaataaagtgaaataccttttttgttactttgtggTTGACCATGTATCAGTCTATCActgtttcattctttcttttctctctttttttccttttttttttgttctttgtctaCTCTATTCCATGACTGACAGAGGGCATTTTTGGTAAACAAAACCATCTTTCACTTTATTTCATCCTCTCTTTTTACCCCCACACCTCTTGCCTCAATGTAAactccctcctccctcctgtCAGAATCTGCCCATCCCTCCTTTGCCTCCACTTTTCATTTGCTTTGCTGTCACATCATCAGGCTGATGGTCCAACCAATGCTCGAATCAGACTTGGGCTATAGACTAAAAGTCTCCTTCACACTTCAGTAAATTAATTATGCGTAATCTCTGACATAAACTTATCTAGATGAATCTAGATTACATTTGCCTTTCAGATCGGTCTGAATGAGCTAGCGCATTAGTCTTGGTTCTCCCAGCAACTTGCTTCCATCTTTTTTGACGTATTACAAGATCCTGCAGGGTGCTTTTCCCGATGCTGCTTGCTAACACAGTGTGCAAACTGTCTGCTTGAAAAAGAGCTGAATGATCATTTTTAAGCAGTAAAAGTCTTAGATCTACCCGGAGACGAGGTTTATTCCCAGGTCTGATGCTGTAAATAGTCATGGAGAGAACTAGAGGCTGTTTGGTGCTGAATCCCCATCTGCAACAGGAACGTGTCACCCTAACGTTGCGGTTTCCTTCTTTGCTCCCAGGGCGTTTAAACACATCGCCATCGCTCTTAAACGTGAGCCCCGATTCACCCTGCAGCTCAGCTTGTGACGCCGCAGGCTGAGCTGAATGGTGCGGAGGGAGGATGGTGAGACGGCCCTGCTGTATCTTTGGATCAAGGACTGGAATCCAACATGTGCTAACACATTGCTTATAGTCTCATGAGTAACTGAGGGTATGTTGGTGTACTAGCAAGCCATGTAGCAGCTCATTTAGGGAAATAAGGTAACGTGGCTTGTCATGAATGTTCACTCGTTAGCATTCACAGAGTTTGAATGTTCGAGCTTTAACTTGGTGGAAAGATGTCTTGCTCAAATGTAGTTCTGCATGTATTAAATCAAAGgctgtcctcttttttttttcatttaactaatGCAGTTCATCATCATAGCCTAAGTGAACCCAGTCTAGtatataaaaacactgaaaataccTGATTCATGTGGAACTGTATTCTGATTggttaacttttaaaaaattatattggaCAACCAAGCAGTAGCAGCAATCAggtgttttctgtcatttattaataaataagatctttattttcatagttgaaacttaatttttctttgacCTTCAGCCTCCCACATAGCTCCTCTTCCTGGTCCCTTACTGAGGCTTGCACCCCCTGCTGGTCATGCACAGAACCTCCTGAAACACCCCCGTCCAACCACCACACACCCCCACACCCTTACAGAGACCTGTGCTCCTTAGCCAGCCAGTTTGGTCACATGCAGGTTTTGGTGTTTGAGCCGGGCCAAATCTGGGCTGAATCTGGGCCAAATGCTGGCCAGTTCTGGGCCACGTGTGAGCCGCACCAATCCCAGCAGCTCCAGACCCAGATTTAGCCCCTCGCTGGGCGCACACAGTAACTCAAAAACCGTACCCCTCCCCTTCGTCAGAGCTCCCTCCTCTAGAAGAGACAGGAGGTCAGTGGCTGGTTTGGAAGGCCAAGGGCAACGTCAGCTTAAGTTTCATCAATGGTAAGGTGTCCTccttccccccacccccactgGTGATGATGTGCTGCTGAGTTGGTTGGAGGCTAAACTAGAAGGAGCAACGTTCTGAATGAAGAGGAGGCTTGGAGATCCACCGTGTTCAACCTGAGCAGTAGTCTATCTGCAGTACTTTTCCAGAATCCCGTCTGTCCTCATAACCCTGTCGTCTTTGTCTCAGTATTTAAACCATCTAACTGAACCGTGACGTGTGAGCAGCTGTGTTTGCTGTTGTTTCTCCCACAACACCTCTGTTTGTGTTGCATCTGTGAGTCCAGTAGAGAACTGTGATCGGATGGGACGCTTTTCTTTTCCTACATAAGCAAAACTACGAACATGCGAAAGTTGCAATTTTGTATCAGATGCCAGATTAGTTCAAACTGGTTCCAGTGTTAgtcttgatgtttgttttttacatgtaGTGCCCTAAAGAAGTCATTTTCgcctttttttgtaaaataattacaaagttCAATACAATGTACTGGTATTTTATCTGATAAACCGATGCAATGTAATATAGATGTGAAGTGGATcagtatatacatatatatatatatatatatatatatatatatatatatatatttgttgtttcctgCGGGTTTGGCATTGTTCGGTCTGTTTTGGCTGGAGTCCAGCAGATTTACCAATTTATCATTAATGATTAGGAGCGAAACTGGAATGGTGTGATTAAGCAGAGGTTTGTCCTCAGGTTGTCCTGTAGGTGGCAGCAGTGCACATACAGATACCCTCAGAGGCTCATTGACTTTCTGAGTGTTTTTGCTTTGGGCTTCTAAGTGACACTGTGAGAAGACTTTCATTTAGAAACTTGAATAGTCCTGAAACTAGGGCTATTTTATTGAAACcattcaaacaataaaatttagtgtaagactttttttttttttcaggaatcaTTTCAGACATTATGATTGTGGGAGGAAACTGCAGCATGTATGCTGATGCTTTAAAGTATGAATTAAAAACTAGATGAAGCCATCCTGTCTGATCACGGTCTGTAATCCTTCTGTCCTTCGTTTTCTGTGAACGTGTTACTACAACTGATTCTACTCACACTTTAAACACTGGCGCCACCTGAACAGACCTCGTTGAATGTAGAGCCCTTCCTCTAGAACCGCTGAATGAATGATCACGTTGTCTTCTGTTAGTTTGATAACTATTTCCATTTTAATATCTCTGTTTTATTGTAACATTACTCAATCCATGCTCTAGCTACTGTCAGTAACATCCTGGACATCGTGTTGGTCTCAGTCTGTTTGGAGAGCAAACAAATCCCTGACGACTGGAAATCCACAGCAGAAGCTGTTAGATATCCAAGTTTCTGCCTCCGTTTCCTGGGAGGCatcaatgttaaaatgtttgtgtctctCACTGCTGCTGCGTTTTCctctttgttgctttgtttcagTGGAGAATGGAGAGCACTGCGACTTCACGGTTCTGCGCAACATGCTGATCCGGTGAGAAACGGAGCTTTTACTTCAGCACTTTTAAGTTTGCCCTGCTGGCTCTGAGTGTAATCGCTTTGTTTTAGTCCAAGAGATGGATGAAAGAAAGCGCTGCAGGTTCATTAGTAGAGTGCTGAGTCTGGTAGAAAAAGCGCGAATTAAGATTAtacacatttttccaaaacCTAAATCAGATCAAATGCCGATTTGTTGAGGCATTTACAGAATAGAAAATGTGGgagtttttggttttcatacatttattgAACTAAGTAGAACAATTATATTTGTCAGAAATTtgtgcattatttattttaaattagcagTGTTTAGCCCTATAACAAGcttctgttttatataaatgaccaaaaacataatttgtcaTAAATTATCTGTCGTTACATTTATGTATTGAtggaaaatgcatttattttcacagtCATTCTTAAAGGAAAGTTTTTGCATAGCAAATTTCAAACGGGACAATTCAGAATGACGGGGAAAGATATAAATCAcatcaaaaacactttgaagatATCAAAAGAAATGTCGTAAAAACggaacattttattattaaaatgctaattttgcacaaatttctgtatttattttttttaattacaattaaatttaaaaagaacctTTAATCACGTCCACAAtggggtttttattttagattgtaatatgtttttattttttttcatattatgtgttttatttttgataccTGCTATCTAAAACCTTGTAGATGAAGCAAGGGCatcatgtaaaatgtaattttttattttatttatttattttttttacttttcatcatgttataaCATTATTCCTTAAtgctttgattccttcatgcatgtttgataaatccttATATATTCTGGTGGATTTGGGGAACCTTCATGTCTCCTTATTTGTCTTTCTGTCCTTCCAAAGGACCCACATGCAGGACCTGAAGGACGTCACCAACAACGTCCACTATGAGAACTACCGCAGTAAGAAACTGGCCGCCGTCACCTGTAACGGGGTGGACACCTCAAAGGCCAAGGGACAGCTCACAAAGTAAGACCTCAGTGCTCAAAATTACACTTGGAAGGAGAAATGACCAAATATCTATGCAGAtatgaaaacactgaaattctGCTTGTTGTGGGTGATAGTAACTGAATGTTTGTGGTTTATGGAGTCGGGCACATCAGGAGTTATACTCAGCGTGTCAGATCAGTTTCTGCTGATGGAAACCAAATCAGACAGAGTGAAGTCAGCTTTGCGACTACTTTAATCTTTACTTTCTTTCCACAGAAGTCCTCTGGCTCAGATGGAGGAGGAGCGCAGGGAGCAcgtgatgaagatgaagaagatggaGGCAGAGATGGAGCAGGTCTTCGAAATGAAGGTTAAGGAGAAGAAGCAGAAGCTGAAGGATTCAGAGGCTGAGGTTGGTGTGCTGCTCatactgaagaaacaaaagtttCAAATCAGCAGgaacttattttaattaatgaacattatattttattattaaacaaatttaaaagagccaTGGAAATGAGGGTAACAATGAAACTGTTACATGAACCTGTAAATACTGAAAACTACATCATTTCTTGCTAATTCTCACCAGCAGTGACGGCATCTAGAATTGAGCTTAATTTAGAGTTTCAGAGTGActcttttgctatttttaatcCAAAGCTGGAGAGGCGCCACGAGCAGATGAGGAGGAACCTGGAGGCGCAGTACaaagagctggaggagaagagGCGAGTGTTTGAGGACGAGAAGGCCAACTGGGAAGCTCAGCAAAGAATCCTGGAGCAGCAGAAACTGGACGCCTCCAAGTCAGTAACACCTCGATGTCATGTTGGTCACCTTCTGTCCTTCCAAAAAGAGCCAAATACTGTGGTGTTTGAAGTAACTTCATGATCCTCTGCTTAAGACAATCATGTGACCCCCTGGTGACCTTTTTAAGAATTTGATTCACATTTATCCAAATGTTATTTAGTCTTATTTTTCATTGGAAATGGAGACCACGTGTGAAAGGCAAAcacagtttaataaaacatcagagTTTATTTGAACATAGATTTCATTGTCCTGCTTATATACAAATACTGCTTATAGGCATTCAAATGAATATTCCAtaccatttttttatgtaattcttcataaattctgcttttttttccccttataaatgtctttcattatttaaagtattcacatctctaggcataaatgtattttttttttctgtttgtaacataatttaattatttctccCTCAGGACAATggagaagaacaagaagaaaggaaaaatcttttaaaagccCGAGTCGACCTCCCTGTTTGGTTTCAAACTTTCTCCTCTCCATCTCCTCTGAAGTCTTCGTGTCATGTGGGCCTGAGACCGCACACTCAGTCAGAAATCAGCTTCAACCTCCTCATATCACACGACACACACGCCGACTTGTCTCTGCGGCGCTTCTGGTTCTCATGAGGAATGAGAACCAGAAGCCTGAGCTTTTCCATTTTCCTGTATTTCTAGACAAAGAGGGGACTTCCTCGGAGTTGACACGTGGCAGGGACCGTGCATAGCCATTTGTAAACATGTAGTTGTTCGTAGGTCTGCAGATAAGCGAATGGTTTCTTCTAACCGTTATGAATTTGACACCTTAAACCCTCGCTGAGCGATTTGCAGCGAGGTCGGATAGATGTAGCTCAGAGAAATGCTCCCATCAGGACCTGCTTCCTCCAGCTGCAGACAGACCAAGTTAGCCAAGATGTTTAAC belongs to Gambusia affinis linkage group LG08, SWU_Gaff_1.0, whole genome shotgun sequence and includes:
- the LOC122835630 gene encoding septin-7 isoform X4, giving the protein MIERPETAVPSIARNLEGYVGFANLPNQVYRKSVKRGFEFTLMVVGESGLGKSTLINSLFLTDLYSKDYPGPSQRIKKTVQVEQSKVLIKEGGVQLTLTIVDTPGFGDAVDNSNCWQPVINYIDSKFEDFLNAESRVNRRSMPDNRVHCCLYFIAPSGHGLKPLDIEFMKRLHDKVNVIPLIAKADTLTPEECQLFKKQIMKEIQEHKIKIYEFPDTEDDEDNKLIRKIKEKMPLAVVGSNVVVEVNGKKVRGRQYPWGVAEVENGEHCDFTVLRNMLIRTHMQDLKDVTNNVHYENYRSKKLAAVTCNGVDTSKAKGQLTKSPLAQMEEERREHVMKMKKMEAEMEQVFEMKVKEKKQKLKDSEAELERRHEQMRRNLEAQYKELEEKRRVFEDEKANWEAQQRILEQQKLDASKTMEKNKKKGKIF
- the LOC122835630 gene encoding septin-7 isoform X2; this translates as MIERPETAVPSIARNLEGYVGFANLPNQVYRKSVKRGFEFTLMVVGESGLGKSTLINSLFLTDLYSKDYPGPSQRIKKTVQVEQSKVLIKEGGVQLTLTIVDTPGFGDAVDNSNCWQPVINYIDSKFEDFLNAESRVNRRSMPDNRVHCCLYFIAPSGHGLKPLDIEFMKRLHDKVNVIPLIAKADTLTPEECQLFKKQIMKEIQEHKIKIYEFPDTEDDEDNKLIRKIKEKMPLAVVGSNVVVEVNGKKVRGRQYPWGVAEEGIFVENGEHCDFTVLRNMLIRTHMQDLKDVTNNVHYENYRSKKLAAVTCNGVDTSKAKGQLTKSPLAQMEEERREHVMKMKKMEAEMEQVFEMKVKEKKQKLKDSEAELERRHEQMRRNLEAQYKELEEKRRVFEDEKANWEAQQRILEQQKLDASKTMEKNKKKGKIF
- the LOC122835630 gene encoding septin-7 isoform X1; the protein is MIERPETAVPSIAQRNLEGYVGFANLPNQVYRKSVKRGFEFTLMVVGESGLGKSTLINSLFLTDLYSKDYPGPSQRIKKTVQVEQSKVLIKEGGVQLTLTIVDTPGFGDAVDNSNCWQPVINYIDSKFEDFLNAESRVNRRSMPDNRVHCCLYFIAPSGHGLKPLDIEFMKRLHDKVNVIPLIAKADTLTPEECQLFKKQIMKEIQEHKIKIYEFPDTEDDEDNKLIRKIKEKMPLAVVGSNVVVEVNGKKVRGRQYPWGVAEEGIFVENGEHCDFTVLRNMLIRTHMQDLKDVTNNVHYENYRSKKLAAVTCNGVDTSKAKGQLTKSPLAQMEEERREHVMKMKKMEAEMEQVFEMKVKEKKQKLKDSEAELERRHEQMRRNLEAQYKELEEKRRVFEDEKANWEAQQRILEQQKLDASKTMEKNKKKGKIF
- the LOC122835630 gene encoding septin-7 isoform X3, with the protein product MIERPETAVPSIAQRNLEGYVGFANLPNQVYRKSVKRGFEFTLMVVGESGLGKSTLINSLFLTDLYSKDYPGPSQRIKKTVQVEQSKVLIKEGGVQLTLTIVDTPGFGDAVDNSNCWQPVINYIDSKFEDFLNAESRVNRRSMPDNRVHCCLYFIAPSGHGLKPLDIEFMKRLHDKVNVIPLIAKADTLTPEECQLFKKQIMKEIQEHKIKIYEFPDTEDDEDNKLIRKIKEKMPLAVVGSNVVVEVNGKKVRGRQYPWGVAEVENGEHCDFTVLRNMLIRTHMQDLKDVTNNVHYENYRSKKLAAVTCNGVDTSKAKGQLTKSPLAQMEEERREHVMKMKKMEAEMEQVFEMKVKEKKQKLKDSEAELERRHEQMRRNLEAQYKELEEKRRVFEDEKANWEAQQRILEQQKLDASKTMEKNKKKGKIF